The following coding sequences lie in one Capsicum annuum cultivar UCD-10X-F1 chromosome 5, UCD10Xv1.1, whole genome shotgun sequence genomic window:
- the LOC107853673 gene encoding UDP-glycosyltransferase 71K1, with amino-acid sequence MSKLELVFVPAPAIGHLVSICKFAETLLNRDERLCATILIIRPPWDARIDAYIKRSSYDPQGSRIRYMILPQVEPPSSEELAKSLENYVSLFIANYRPLVKEAIVSNKWSDLNTKIVGLVIDMFCSSMIDVANELDIPSYLFFTSGAGFLGFLFYMSVWHDQVGREFNRSDADLKIAAYAHPVPSKVLPNFAFVKEGYDSFRNHGVRFKETKGILINTVAEFESHAVNSLASDPELPPVYTVGFLLDPEGQTGTGNSKSEDDEIMKWLDQQPPSSVLFLCFGTIGNFEPPQLIEMAIALERSEVRFLWSIRLPVDAETTKLDEILPEGFLERTKDRGIVCGWAPQVDILEHKATGAFVSHCGWNSTVESLWHGVPILTWPLYAEQSMNAFQLVRDLEMAMELRLDYRMHDSDHREIVKAEEMERAIRCIMDSQNHLRKRVKDMGEICRKAQMEGGSSFISVGLFVETILDS; translated from the coding sequence ATGAGCAAATTAGAGCTGGTATTTGTGCCTGCCCCGGCCATCGGTCACCTAGTTTCGATATGCAAGTTTGCAGAGACCTTGCTTAATAGAGATGAAAGGCTATGTGCAACAATTCTGATTATAAGGCCACCGTGGGATGCCCGCATAGATGCCTACATCAAGCGAAGCTCCTATGATCCTCAGGGCAGTCGAATTAGATATATGATACTTCCTCAAGTTGAACCGCCATCTTCAGAAGAACTAGCTAAGTCTCTTGAGAACTACGTCTCTCTTTTTATAGCAAATTATCGACCCCTTGTCAAGGAAGCAATAGTCAGCAACAAGTGGTCTGATTTGAACACGAAAATTGTTGGACTAGTTATTGATATGTTTTGTAGTTCAATGATTGATGTGGCAAATGAACTTGACATTCCTTCCTATCTTTTCTTCACTTCTGGTGCTGGTTTTCTAGGTTTTCTGTTTTACATGTCCGTTTGGCATGACCAAGTTGGGAGAGAATTTAACCGATCTGATGCTGATTTAAAGATAGCGGCCTATGCTCATCCAGTACCCTCAAAAGTTTTGCCTAATTTTGCATTTGTCAAGGAAGGTTACGACTCATTCCGCAACCATGGTGTCAGGTTCAAAGAAACTAAAGGAATTCTCATCAACACAGTTGCAGAATTCGAAAGTCATGCTGTCAATAGCTTAGCATCTGATCCTGAATTACCTCCGGTTTACACGGTAGGATTTCTTCTTGACCCCGAGGGTCAAACAGGTACGGGAAATTCCAAGTCTGAAGATGATGAAATCATGAAATGGCTAGACCAGCAGCCACCTTCGTCTGTTCTTTTTCTGTGCTTTGGAACCATAGGTAATTTTGAGCCGCCACAGCTAATCGAGATGGCAATCGCACTTGAACGGAGTGAGGTTAGGTTCTTGTGGTCAATACGTCTTCCTGTGGACGCTGAAACTACAAAATTAGATGAGATATTGCCGGAAGGGTTCTTGGAGAGGACAAAAGACAGAGGAATAGTATGTGGATGGGCACCCCAAGTCGATATCTTGGAGCACAAAGCCACTGGAGCATTCGTATCTCATTGTGGGTGGAATTCGACTGTAGAGAGTCTATGGCATGGAGTTCCAATTCTTACATGGCCGCTTTATGCAGAACAAAGCATGAACGCGTTTCAATTGGTGAGAGATCTTGAGATGGCAATGGAGCTCAGATTGGATTACAGGATGCACGATAGTGATCATCGTGAAATTGTGAAGGCAGAGGAGATGGAGAGAGCTATAAGATGCATAATGGACAGTCAAAATCACCTGAGGAAGAGAGTCAAGGATATGGGAGAAATTTGCAGGAAGGCACAGATGGAGGGTGGATCTTCTTTCATTTCTGTAGGACTATTCGTTGAAACTATTCTTGATTCCTAG